A single region of the Oncorhynchus keta strain PuntledgeMale-10-30-2019 chromosome 4, Oket_V2, whole genome shotgun sequence genome encodes:
- the si:ch211-153b23.7 gene encoding uncharacterized protein si:ch211-153b23.7 → MDGGSLSVVSSSSSSEQEADSSPYSVSALLQNPEEKRTKVVEEEIVPAGERLLSGEDQGSLITDSMSVTSADQEKLLLLNRNTELRRVNKELMKLNEDWDHVYRSTTLSLQQRVETLEQESNTVKQLNNTLLLKVDHEQVDHEQNKREYYEHTLMQELKKNQQLHEYVRLLENRQHHIDTTRDWTKSTQTSLSTVTHLPETSPISDTPGGSNLSPSLSHGTIRGLSSSSGHGPSSHLFSSSTPGRGALSSGRISIGPYRALEDQANPQKEVQDLKEQLEALRCQTEIYEADYQTEHKDHKHTQQENKRLRRTREEMRQQMALLQEQLKVYEDDFRKERSDKQVLQRLLMKKSPALVKQPVLVHRCNNEQQPAGGDRRRQREEQRDAHTSTPLPDHHPLCPKHCERRNTEEST, encoded by the exons ATGGATGGAGGTTCACTTTCAGtagtatcatcatcatcatcgtctgaGCAGGAGGCAGATTCTTCACCCTACAGCGTCAGTGCTCTCCTACAGAACCCAGAGGAAAAAAGG acgaaggtggtggaggaggagatagTCCCTGCTGGTGAGAGGTTGTTGTCCGGGGAGGACCAGGGGTCTCTGATCACTGACAGTATGTCAGTCACCTCAGCTGACCAGGAGAAACTACTACTGCTCAACAGGAACACTGAGCTACGCAGAGTCAACAAAGAG TTGATGAAGCTGAATGAAGACTGGGACCATGTGTATCGCAGCACAACTCTGAGTCTCCAACAGAGAGTCGAGACTCTGGAGCAGGAGAGCAACACAGTCAAACAACTCAACAATACGCTGCTGCTCAAAGTAGACCACGAACAGGTAGACCACGAACAG AACAAGAGGGAGTACTATGAACACACACTGATGCAGGAGTTGAAGAAGAACCAGCAGCTACATGAATACGTCAGATTGTTGGAGAATAGACAACATCACATAGACACCACCAGAGACTGGACAAAGAGCACACAG ACCAGTTTGAGCACTGTGACCCATCTTCCAGAAACCTCCCCCATCTCTGACACTCCTGGGGGGTCGAATCTGTCCCCCAGCCTCAGCCATGGCACCATacgtggcctctcctcctcttccggCCATGGCCCATCatcccatctcttctcctcctccaccccaggTAGAGGGGCCCTGAGTAGTGGTAGAATCAGTATTGGCCCCTACAGGGCACTAGAGGACCAGGCAAACCCCCAGAAGGAGGTGCAAGACCTAAAGGAGCAGCTGGAGGCCCTCAGATGCCAG aCTGAGATCTATGAAGCAGACTACCAGACAGAGCACAAGGACCACAAACACACCCAGCAGGAGAACAAGAGACTgaggaggacaagagaggagatgagacaaCAGATGGCCCTACTACAGGAGCAG CTCAAGGTATATGAGGATGACTTTAGGAAGGAGCGGTCAGACAAGCAGGTCCTGCAGCGTCTACTGATGAAGAAAAGTCCCGCTCTGGTCAAACAGCCGGTCCTGGTCCACCGCTGTAATAACGAGCAGCAGCcagcagggggagacaggaggcggcagagagaggagcagagagatgcTCACACCAGTACACCCCTGCCAGACCACCACCCGCTGTGCCCCAAACACTGTGAGAGGAGGAACACTGAAGAGTCCACATGA